In Brevibacillus brevis, a genomic segment contains:
- a CDS encoding acetaldehyde dehydrogenase (acetylating), which produces MMLDADLQSVQEVRHCLQGAREAQKRLAGMSQGQIDQIVQRMAEAARAEAGRLAGMAVEETGYGRVADKTVKNLFAAVDVYESIKDKKTVGIIRRDEQKRVWEIAQPVGVVAGIVPSTNPTSTVIFKALISVKAGNAIVFSPHPHAAKCKKEAAAVMQAAAERAGAPAGLISCIAHPTLAASQELMRHSDTDVILATGGTAMVKAAYSSGKPAFGVGPGNVPVYIHASADIAAAVRQTVQSKTFDYGTICASEQALVVDKSIKRKVVEELKRQGAYFLDDHEHKRVAAIIMRAGGLNPAIVGKSPQAIAELAGILVPEDATLLIAEETEVGMNHPYSIEKLAPILTLYTVSDTAEASRLCTRLLELGGLGHTIGLHCQDSHVIESFVLDKPASRIVVNAGTTFGGIGATTGIAPSLTLGCGSFGNNVTSDNIGPEHLFNIKRVAFGLREMKLEGPQASVQATAAAAAAGPAISRDEIAEIIKSVLLELQSTNR; this is translated from the coding sequence GTGATGCTAGATGCAGATTTGCAATCCGTACAGGAAGTGCGCCATTGTTTGCAAGGAGCCAGGGAAGCCCAGAAGAGACTGGCGGGAATGTCGCAGGGGCAGATCGACCAGATCGTGCAGCGCATGGCAGAGGCGGCCCGTGCCGAGGCAGGACGCCTGGCAGGCATGGCCGTGGAAGAAACAGGCTACGGCCGCGTGGCGGACAAAACCGTGAAAAATTTGTTCGCCGCTGTGGATGTGTATGAATCCATCAAAGACAAGAAAACCGTCGGGATCATCCGGCGCGATGAGCAAAAACGGGTGTGGGAGATCGCCCAGCCGGTGGGGGTGGTCGCAGGGATCGTGCCTTCGACCAATCCGACTTCAACCGTCATTTTCAAGGCGCTCATTTCCGTAAAGGCAGGCAACGCGATCGTATTCAGCCCGCATCCCCACGCGGCCAAATGCAAGAAGGAAGCGGCTGCTGTCATGCAGGCGGCTGCAGAACGGGCAGGTGCCCCGGCAGGATTGATCAGCTGCATTGCACACCCCACGCTGGCAGCCTCGCAGGAGTTGATGCGGCACAGCGATACGGACGTGATCCTCGCTACCGGTGGCACCGCGATGGTAAAAGCGGCATACAGCTCCGGCAAACCCGCCTTTGGCGTAGGGCCGGGCAACGTGCCGGTGTACATTCACGCCAGCGCCGATATCGCTGCCGCTGTGCGCCAAACCGTCCAGAGCAAGACGTTCGATTACGGAACGATCTGCGCTTCGGAGCAGGCCTTGGTCGTAGACAAATCGATCAAGCGCAAGGTCGTGGAAGAACTGAAGCGCCAGGGGGCCTATTTCCTCGACGATCACGAGCACAAGCGGGTAGCCGCGATCATCATGAGAGCAGGAGGACTCAATCCTGCGATCGTGGGCAAATCGCCGCAAGCGATTGCCGAGCTGGCAGGCATCCTGGTGCCGGAAGACGCTACGCTCCTGATCGCAGAGGAGACGGAGGTCGGTATGAACCATCCGTATTCGATCGAAAAGCTCGCCCCGATTCTCACGCTGTACACAGTGAGCGATACTGCCGAGGCCAGCCGCCTGTGCACAAGGCTGCTGGAGCTCGGCGGACTGGGCCATACGATCGGTCTGCACTGCCAGGACTCGCATGTGATCGAGTCGTTCGTGCTGGATAAGCCGGCATCCCGGATCGTGGTGAATGCAGGCACGACCTTCGGCGGGATCGGCGCTACGACGGGCATCGCGCCTTCGCTGACGCTGGGCTGCGGCTCGTTTGGCAACAATGTGACTTCGGACAATATCGGACCGGAGCACCTTTTCAACATCAAGCGCGTGGCCTTTGGGCTCCGCGAGATGAAGCTGGAGGGCCCGCAGGCCTCCGTACAGGCGACAGCCGCGGCGGCTGCAGCCGGTCCAGCGATCAGCCGGGATGAAATCGCGGAAATCATCAAGAGCGTACTGCTGGAACTACAGTCTACCAATCGGTAA